In Acanthopagrus latus isolate v.2019 chromosome 16, fAcaLat1.1, whole genome shotgun sequence, one DNA window encodes the following:
- the LOC119004293 gene encoding obg-like ATPase 1 yields MPPKKTEAPKQPPLIGRFGTSLKIGIVGLPNVGKSTFFNVLTKSQAAAENFPFCTIDPNESRVPVPDERFDYLCQYHKPASKVPAFLNVVDIAGLVKGAHSGQGLGNAFLSHISACDGIFHMTRAFDDEDIIHVEGNVDPVRDIEIIHEELRLKDEEMLAPILDKLEKTAVRGGDKKLKPEYDIMLKVKNWIMDEKKHVRFYNDWNDKEIEVLNKYLFLTSKPMIYLVNLSEKDYIRKKNKWLAKIKEWVDAHDPGAMVIPVSGCVEAKLFDMDEEERAKYCEENKTQSVLTKIIKTGYAALQLEYFFTAGPDEVRAWTIRKGSKAPQAAGKIHTDFEKGFIMAEVMKYADFKEEGSENAVKAAGKYRQQGRNYIVEDGDIIFFKFNTPNAPKKKP; encoded by the exons ATGCCCCCCAAAAAGACAGAAGCCCCGAAGCAGCCTCCATTGATTGGACGATTTGGGACCTCTCTGAAAATTGGAATTGTGGGATTACCTAATGTCGG GAAATCCACCTTTTTCAATGTGCTGACCAAAagtcaggctgctgcagagaactTCCCCTTCTGCACGATCGACCCAAATGAGAGCAGGGTCCCGGTCCCAGATGAGCGCTTTGATTACCTCTGCCAATACCACAAACCAGCCAG TAAGGTTCCAGCCTTTCTAAACGTGGTGGACATTGCTGGTCTGGTGAAAGGAGCTCACTCGGGACAGGGACTTGGAAATGCCTTCCTCTCCCACATCAGTGCCTGCGATGGTATCTTCCACATGACTC GTGCATTTGATGACGAGGATATCATCCACGTGGAGGGTAACGTTGACCCTGTGAGGGACATTGAGATCATCCACGAGGAGCTGCGACTAAAGGACGAGGAAATGCTCGCTCCAATCCTTGACAAACTGGAGAAAACCGCCGTCAGAGGAGGCGACAAAAAACTCAAGCCCGAATAC GACATCATGTTGAAAGTCAAGAACTGGATCATGGATGAGAAGAAACATGTTCGATTTTACAACGACTGGAACGATAAAGAG ATTGAGGTGTTGAACAAATACCTGTTCCTGACGTCCAAGCCCATGATCTATCTGGTTAACCTCTCAGAGAAAGATTACATcagaaaaaagaacaagtg GTTGGCAAAGATCAAGGAGTGGGTAGACGCTCACGACCCCGGCGCTATGGTGATTCCCGTGAGTGGATGTGTCGAAGCTAAATTGTTTGACatggacgaggaggagagggctAAGTACTGCGaggaaaacaagacacagag TGTTCTGACCAAAATAATAAAGACCGGCTATGCTGCACTGCAGCTGGAATACTTCTTCACCGCTGGGCCAGATGAGGTGCGAGCATGGACCATTAGG AAAGGTAGCAAGGCTCCTCAAGCTGCAGGAAAGATCCACACTGACTTTGAGAAAGGCTTCATCATGGCAGAGGTGATGAAGTACGCTGACTTCAAAGAGGAGGGCAGCGAAAATGCAGTCAAG gCTGCTGGGAAATACAGGCAACAGGGCAGAAACTACATCGTGGAGGATGGAGacattatatttttcaaattcaaCACACCCAACGCACCTAAAAAGAAACCATGA